The following coding sequences lie in one Candidatus Methanoperedens sp. genomic window:
- a CDS encoding phage tail protein, producing MPDGTPRNEPFGAFKFKVEIDGIIRGGFTEVSGLGIQIEVDTIKEGGVNDFEHKLPKGVKYSDITLKTGLADLELWEWFYSGIHGDIQRKNGTIYLQDPSGNTVMWWAFFEAYPIKWDGPTLNASSNTVASESLVLTHHGLL from the coding sequence ATGCCGGATGGTACACCACGAAATGAGCCCTTCGGGGCTTTTAAATTCAAAGTGGAAATAGATGGAATTATTCGAGGCGGTTTCACAGAGGTCTCAGGTCTGGGCATTCAGATAGAAGTTGATACCATTAAGGAAGGAGGAGTTAATGATTTTGAACATAAGCTCCCAAAAGGCGTCAAATATTCGGACATTACATTAAAAACAGGACTTGCCGATCTTGAGCTATGGGAATGGTTCTATAGCGGCATACATGGAGATATACAAAGGAAAAATGGCACTATCTACCTTCAAGATCCCTCTGGAAATACTGTAATGTGGTGGGCATTTTTTGAGGCATATCCCATTAAGTGGGATGGACCGACTCTTAATGCGTCAAGTAATACTGTTGCAAGTGAGTCGCTTGTTCTTACCCATCATGGCTTGCTGTAG
- a CDS encoding phage tail protein — protein MPTGARDDPYRNFRFRVEIKGITIAGFSEATIPDNSGTPIEYREGIDAPHQKQLSGLTKYGNVTLKKGITDSLDLYNWRQLIEDKGANSQDARKSISLIAIDDEGNDKARWEIFEAWPTKYDPSDFSAKGSEVLIESIEIVHEGIKRVK, from the coding sequence ATGCCAACTGGAGCAAGAGATGATCCGTACAGGAATTTCAGATTCAGGGTTGAGATCAAAGGAATCACGATAGCTGGTTTTTCAGAAGCAACAATCCCGGATAATTCCGGTACACCTATTGAGTACAGAGAGGGTATAGACGCCCCACATCAGAAACAGCTTTCCGGTCTCACCAAGTACGGGAATGTAACTCTCAAAAAAGGTATTACTGATTCATTGGATCTTTATAACTGGAGACAGCTGATCGAAGATAAAGGAGCAAATTCCCAGGATGCAAGAAAAAGCATATCTCTGATAGCAATTGATGACGAGGGAAATGATAAAGCACGCTGGGAAATTTTTGAGGCATGGCCCACAAAGTATGATCCATCGGATTTCAGCGCGAAAGGAAGCGAAGTCCTGATAGAATCGATCGAGATTGTACATGAAGGAATAAAGAGAGTTAAGTAA
- a CDS encoding phage tail assembly protein codes for MGVLQTEHDFTLPMGYVDETGTLHKQGKMKLATAADEILPMKDPRVQTNPAYLTVILLSRVITQLGSMKMVTPMVIEGLFAGDFAYLQEMYTRINQNGSNVIKTKCPKCEHKFDIDMQSQGE; via the coding sequence ATGGGAGTCTTACAGACTGAGCACGATTTTACCCTGCCCATGGGATATGTTGACGAGACCGGAACTCTTCACAAACAGGGCAAGATGAAACTTGCAACAGCAGCAGATGAAATACTGCCCATGAAAGATCCAAGAGTTCAGACAAATCCTGCGTACTTGACCGTCATACTTCTCTCAAGGGTGATTACACAACTGGGAAGCATGAAGATGGTAACTCCAATGGTGATAGAAGGGCTCTTTGCAGGAGACTTTGCGTATCTCCAGGAGATGTATACCAGGATCAACCAGAACGGGTCAAATGTGATCAAGACCAAATGCCCGAAGTGCGAACATAAGTTCGATATCGATATGCAGTCGCAGGGGGAATAA